The DNA segment GGGCACCATGAGCCGTCTGGAAGCCGAAGCCTCGCTCCCCACGACCATAGACGTAGACTATCTGGTGAAAGTCCCCGATGACGGAGACCCCACCACAGACTTCGACACCACCGTCTACTACATCGGTCTGGATGCCAAACGTCATCCCTTCCCCGGTTCCCAGGTCTACTTCTCCTGGTATGAGAACTTCGACCAAGTCCGTACCATTGATACCTCCACCCTCACAGCCATCCCGCTTGGCACCCCCGTCCTTGTTCGTCCAGGCACGGTCATGGTGAAGATCCAGTCTGATGCCCGCACCTTCGCGGTGGAACCCGGCAACTACACCATCCGCCATGTGGCAGATGAAGCAACCGCGGTCGCCCTCTACGGGGCCAACTGGAACAAGAGGATCATCGACATCGAGCCCACCTACTGGAGTCGCTTCACGATGGGCTCCACCCTCTCGGGGAACCTCCACCCCGCAGGATCCGTTCTCCGTGAATCTGCCTCTGGCACCACCTACTACTTCGACGGAACAAACAAACGCGCTTTCTCTGGCTCCTCTGCCATGAGCGCCAACATGTTCCAAGAGAAGTATGTGATCGTGGCCCCAACCGGCAACGCATGGATCTCAAAACCCGCAGGCGCAGCTATTGTCGGGTTTGAGGATGCATTGTTCTCGCTGCAGCGGTAGTACGTAGAAGGAAAAAGTGAATAAAACAAAGCGGTGTCTGGCCCAAACATGGTGCCCGACACCGTTTTTGAAAGATCTCACTTAGTGATCTCTTAGTGACAAAAAATGAGAGAAAGCGAGGATCTTTGCTATTTTTAGTAAAAAAACAGCCAATTTCTAAACTCGTCTCACTTAGTGATCTCTTAGTGACTTGTCTTGCCCAACTAGTCTTTTCGTGCTACTCTTCCTCTCCTTATGGCAGAGCAATGGAAAATGGTTGAAGCGCTTACGGCCGGGCACCCGGATAAAATTTGTGATCAGATAGCCGATGGGCTTTTGGACGAATTTTTGCGCCGCGATCCGGCGACGCGCGCCACGATCGAGGTGTTCGCGAGTCACGGTATGCTTGCTGTGGGTGGCTCGGCGGTGAGTCGAGCGGATTTTGACACCTCGATTGTTGCCAAAAATATTCACAAAGAAATCACTGGCCATGATGATGTAGAAGTATTCGTGAATATGGGACTTGAAGCACCTACAAGCGCCGCTCTCATGTCGTCTGGCTCCACAGTGGTGAATGGGTATGCCACGCGCGAAACACGCGAGTTTCTGCCGCGCCCCTATGTACTGGCACAGGCTCTTGCAAAACGACTGGACGATGTACGCAAAACGGATCCTGCGTATTTCTGGTTGCGCCCTCACGGCAAAGTCCAGGTGCTTTGTCAGGGAAAGCGGCTCGTCTCTGTTACCCTCCTTCTTGAGCATTCAGACGAGACGTCTGGTACGCATGTGCGGGAAGCCGTTCGACGGGATGTGCTGGAGCCGGTTATCGGGGATCTTTCCGGTGTGGCGCTTCACGTGAATCCCTATGGCCGCTATCGCGGTGGGGAGTGTGTGCACGCGAGTGGGGCGACGGGCTCGAAAATTGCCAACGATACGTACGGCGGTCTTATTCCTCATGGCTTAAGTTCCATCTCAGGCAAAGACCCGTTTTCCCCTAATCGCGCCGGCGCCTATGCTGCCAGACAAGCGGCGAAGAGCCTTGTGGAAGGTGGGTTCACTCCAAACACGCTTGTGAGCGTGGGCTATACTCTGGGGCAAGCCGAACCAGTTTTTGTGCAAGCGCTTGGAGCAAACGGACAAGATTTTTCCGATCTCATAAAAAAACATTTTGATTTCCGTCCCGAAGCAATTGTGGAGCACCTCGGGCTTGCGCGACCTATGTACCGTGCACTTTCGTGCTATGGACACTTCGGGCGCTTCGGCTTGCCGTGGGAAGAAGCAGTCCCTCTCGTCACTAAGTGACGAGATTGTTATAATGGGCGCATGCGTGCCATGTCCATCGGCTGGATCGTTTTTCTTGTGGCGCTTGGAAGCGCCTATCTTTTATTTGTGCGCGATCCGGACAAACAAGTGGTTGTAAGTCCAGATGGCTTCTTCCGCTTTTCTGCTATGACGGCGCCTTCAATCCCGCGCATGTCGGTTGATCGCACGGAAGGCGGGCCTTCAACGGCGCGGTTGAGCCCTATCTACTCTGTTACTCCTTCGATCGGGCTTCCGGCCTCTGCGCGCGTTTCTCTCAAATCCGATCTGGCCCCCTCTGGTGTGGTGCTTGCGCGATTTTGGGAGGAGGTGGGCGCGTGGGAGCCTCTTCCTACGCGGCACCTTCTTGACCGCTTTTCTGCCGACTTGCAGGGAGATGAGGCATGGACCGGGTCTTTCGCGCTTATAAAAAGCGTATCGGTGGATTCACCACCGAAGGAACAGCTCATGCTTGAAACACTGCTCGCCGAGGCGCCCGAAAATGCCGTCTCGGGCGAGGTGTTCATGGCTTATAGTCTGGCTCCCGA comes from the Candidatus Uhrbacteria bacterium genome and includes:
- a CDS encoding methionine adenosyltransferase domain-containing protein, which encodes MAEQWKMVEALTAGHPDKICDQIADGLLDEFLRRDPATRATIEVFASHGMLAVGGSAVSRADFDTSIVAKNIHKEITGHDDVEVFVNMGLEAPTSAALMSSGSTVVNGYATRETREFLPRPYVLAQALAKRLDDVRKTDPAYFWLRPHGKVQVLCQGKRLVSVTLLLEHSDETSGTHVREAVRRDVLEPVIGDLSGVALHVNPYGRYRGGECVHASGATGSKIANDTYGGLIPHGLSSISGKDPFSPNRAGAYAARQAAKSLVEGGFTPNTLVSVGYTLGQAEPVFVQALGANGQDFSDLIKKHFDFRPEAIVEHLGLARPMYRALSCYGHFGRFGLPWEEAVPLVTK